One genomic region from Ornithinimicrobium flavum encodes:
- a CDS encoding NAD(P)H-quinone oxidoreductase, producing the protein MNAVTITAPGEADVLVAARVDSPEPGEGEVLVEVVAAGVNRADVMQRKGFYPPPPGASELPGLEVSGRVARLGPGADGAGWSVGDEVCALLTGGGYAELVAVPVGQLLPVPSGVPLADAAALPEVACTVWSNLVLEAGLAAGETVLLHGGSSGIGTMAIQVAKALGARVAVTAGSAEKLEACRELGADILVNYREQDFVEELKAATDGRGADVILDVVGAKYLGPNVKALAPDGRLVVIGLLGGRTGELDLGALLARRGRVIATSLRSRSPQDKARIVAEVREHLWPWIEAGRVRPLIQSRHPLAEAAAAHREMEASQHIGKILLDVP; encoded by the coding sequence ATGAACGCCGTCACCATCACCGCCCCGGGCGAGGCCGACGTCCTGGTCGCCGCCCGGGTGGACAGCCCGGAGCCCGGTGAGGGCGAGGTGCTGGTCGAGGTCGTGGCCGCCGGGGTCAACCGGGCGGACGTCATGCAGCGCAAGGGGTTCTACCCCCCGCCGCCCGGTGCCTCCGAGCTCCCCGGCCTGGAGGTGAGCGGCCGCGTCGCCCGGCTCGGCCCGGGTGCGGACGGCGCCGGCTGGTCCGTGGGGGACGAGGTGTGCGCCCTGCTGACCGGCGGAGGGTATGCCGAGCTCGTCGCCGTCCCGGTCGGGCAGCTCCTGCCCGTGCCGTCGGGCGTGCCCCTCGCCGACGCCGCCGCGCTGCCGGAGGTGGCCTGCACCGTCTGGTCCAACCTCGTCCTGGAGGCAGGCCTGGCCGCAGGGGAGACCGTGCTGCTTCACGGTGGGTCGAGCGGGATCGGGACGATGGCGATCCAGGTCGCCAAGGCGCTGGGGGCGCGGGTCGCGGTGACGGCCGGCTCCGCGGAGAAGCTGGAGGCGTGCCGGGAGCTCGGAGCGGACATCCTCGTCAACTACCGCGAGCAGGACTTCGTCGAGGAGCTGAAGGCCGCGACCGACGGCCGCGGCGCCGACGTCATCCTCGACGTCGTCGGCGCGAAGTACCTCGGGCCCAACGTCAAGGCGCTCGCCCCCGACGGACGGCTCGTCGTCATCGGCCTGCTCGGGGGCCGCACCGGCGAGCTCGACCTCGGGGCCCTGCTCGCCAGGCGCGGTCGGGTCATCGCGACGTCGCTGCGCTCACGCTCGCCCCAGGACAAGGCGCGGATCGTCGCTGAGGTCCGCGAGCACCTCTGGCCCTGGATCGAGGCCGGGCGGGTGCGTCCGCTCATCCAGTCCCGTCATCCCCTGGCCGAGGCCGCCGCCGCGCACCGCGAGATGGAGGCCTCCCAGCACATCGGCAAGATCCTGCTCGACGTCCCCTGA
- a CDS encoding NUDIX hydrolase — translation MDLLTLRRKVGTVALSAFRVTPGPLKRAVVRTVAPSYTVGAVCVIEHDGEFLVLWQPHRRGWSLPGGLLGRGEDPADAVRREVREEVGLDIDPGDPVTIRVDPVEQGVDVVFRVRLERRPELALATEARKARWTSRKGLGKADRDTRGILDLLAGSGRPAREGRLVQDARTNDAADEAYGTGTGDVDVNADAGAGAGAGAEDADPRPDARS, via the coding sequence ATGGACCTGCTCACCCTGCGCCGCAAGGTCGGCACCGTGGCGCTGTCGGCCTTCCGGGTGACGCCGGGGCCCCTCAAGCGTGCGGTCGTGCGGACGGTGGCTCCGTCCTACACCGTGGGGGCCGTGTGCGTCATCGAGCACGACGGCGAGTTCCTGGTGCTCTGGCAGCCGCACCGGCGCGGGTGGAGCCTGCCCGGCGGACTGCTGGGCAGGGGGGAGGACCCCGCGGATGCCGTGCGCCGGGAGGTCCGGGAGGAGGTGGGCCTCGACATCGACCCCGGCGACCCGGTGACGATCCGGGTCGACCCGGTCGAGCAGGGCGTCGACGTCGTCTTCCGGGTCCGTCTCGAGCGCCGCCCCGAGCTGGCCCTGGCCACCGAGGCGCGGAAGGCGCGGTGGACGAGCCGCAAGGGTCTGGGCAAGGCCGACCGGGACACCCGCGGCATCCTGGACCTGCTGGCCGGATCCGGGCGACCGGCGCGGGAGGGGCGGCTGGTCCAGGATGCGCGGACCAACGACGCGGCAGACGAGGCCTACGGCACGGGGACGGGCGACGTCGACGTGAACGCCGACGCGGGCGCGGGCGCGGGCGCGGGCGCGGAGGACGCGGATCCCCGACCGGACGCGCGTTCCTGA
- a CDS encoding metallophosphoesterase family protein: MSTRERIRTVRAWSWRALVVALLTVVAFLGGVATTHLWPVQTHTEYFSATISLEPRLSSTITLPTVVGDMEMTFADRIPAPGLTAQVQVRDSLTDLLRQGRLRTADLQPTQPELRAAIDDGVREVGWKFAAGALVTTAAVLLVYAASHPLRLARAVVASVTASALALAIPGLAAYLTYRTDRVQEFRTTSLLSLIEGNTDILSGLDRKADQGAVYVTNLLALSTAIREEFAPAEAGGAVAARFLLVSDIHGMNHYPLMREIVRTEQIDAVIDTGDLVNFGQPSEGDLTGIYDGIESLGVPYLFVRGNHDAVSPTDEGLLRRLAQVPNVVLLEPTAGELQVASVHGVTITGFNDTRYFNQRSDDFGDSQDDLAQAYRERTQDLPASDVVLTHQPYSANRVTAAATTINGHMHAADLQRGHLQVGSFTGGGLVNQFRLPPLTQEAQEAAEEDPATAGELTGHPYSFDILTFSEDCAISTLARYSYRNLVSGRPQFDDVSLVNGRSLQPECPEGRTCSADLGVTVEPIDALARLMGVDEEEVGPLPEPTVVEVTPPDDAVVTTLPPRPPVIIDDEAVTTAPR; the protein is encoded by the coding sequence ATGAGCACCCGTGAGCGCATCCGGACGGTCCGCGCCTGGTCCTGGCGCGCCCTGGTGGTCGCCCTGCTCACGGTGGTCGCCTTCCTCGGCGGGGTGGCGACGACCCACCTGTGGCCGGTCCAGACGCATACGGAGTACTTCTCGGCGACGATCTCCCTCGAGCCACGTCTCAGCTCGACCATCACCCTGCCCACCGTCGTGGGCGACATGGAGATGACCTTCGCGGACCGCATACCCGCCCCCGGCCTGACGGCCCAGGTCCAGGTGCGGGACAGCCTCACCGACCTGCTGCGGCAGGGTCGGCTGCGCACGGCCGACCTCCAACCGACCCAGCCCGAGCTCCGGGCCGCCATCGACGACGGGGTGCGCGAGGTCGGGTGGAAGTTCGCCGCCGGTGCGCTGGTCACGACCGCGGCCGTGCTGCTCGTGTATGCGGCCTCCCACCCGTTGCGCCTGGCACGCGCGGTGGTGGCGTCGGTGACCGCCAGCGCCCTGGCGCTCGCCATACCGGGGCTCGCCGCCTACCTCACCTACCGGACCGACCGGGTGCAGGAGTTCCGCACGACCAGCCTGCTGTCGCTGATCGAGGGCAATACGGACATCCTGTCCGGGCTGGACCGCAAGGCTGACCAGGGAGCGGTCTACGTGACCAACCTGCTGGCGCTGTCCACGGCGATCCGTGAGGAGTTCGCGCCCGCCGAGGCCGGGGGCGCAGTGGCCGCCCGCTTCCTGCTGGTCAGCGACATCCACGGCATGAACCACTATCCCCTCATGCGGGAGATCGTCCGGACCGAGCAGATCGACGCGGTCATCGACACGGGGGACCTGGTGAACTTCGGCCAGCCGAGCGAGGGCGACCTCACCGGCATCTACGACGGCATCGAGAGCCTCGGCGTCCCGTACCTCTTCGTGCGGGGTAACCACGACGCGGTCTCCCCCACCGACGAGGGGCTCCTGCGCCGGCTCGCGCAGGTGCCCAACGTGGTGCTGCTCGAGCCCACCGCGGGCGAGCTGCAGGTGGCCTCCGTGCACGGCGTCACGATCACGGGCTTCAACGACACCCGCTACTTCAACCAGCGCAGCGACGACTTCGGGGACAGCCAGGACGACCTCGCCCAGGCCTACCGGGAGCGGACGCAGGACCTGCCGGCCAGCGACGTGGTCCTCACGCACCAGCCGTACTCCGCGAACCGGGTCACCGCCGCCGCCACGACGATCAACGGGCACATGCACGCCGCGGACCTGCAGCGGGGCCACCTGCAGGTCGGGTCGTTCACCGGGGGCGGCCTGGTCAACCAGTTCCGTCTGCCACCGTTGACGCAGGAGGCCCAGGAGGCGGCCGAGGAGGACCCTGCGACCGCGGGTGAGCTCACCGGGCATCCCTACAGCTTCGACATCCTCACCTTCAGCGAGGACTGCGCGATCTCCACGCTGGCGCGCTACAGCTACCGCAACCTCGTGTCCGGGCGCCCGCAGTTCGACGACGTGTCGCTGGTCAACGGCCGGAGCCTGCAGCCGGAGTGCCCCGAGGGTCGCACGTGCTCGGCGGACCTGGGGGTCACCGTGGAGCCGATCGACGCCCTCGCCCGCCTCATGGGGGTGGACGAGGAGGAGGTCGGTCCCCTGCCGGAGCCCACGGTCGTCGAGGTCACCCCGCCGGACGACGCGGTCGTCACGACCCTGCCGCCCCGGCCGCCGGTCATCATCGACGACGAGGCGGTGACGACGGCACCGCGGTGA
- the thpR gene encoding RNA 2',3'-cyclic phosphodiesterase: MRAFLAVIPPEEVVDELVSFLGPRRDALAPQGRWRWTRPEHLHLTLAFLPELEEWREEVLIEAASAWAERAAPLALSLAGAGAFPDPGSARVLWAAVAGSGGASLASWAKSLRAVASHAGARVDGTRFSPHLTLARSVGRPGPAGHLLQALDTLATSAWCAQEVHLVRSFLGQGPGGTPRYEVRHTWELTGPPGS; this comes from the coding sequence ATGCGCGCCTTCCTCGCCGTGATCCCTCCGGAGGAGGTGGTCGACGAGCTCGTGTCCTTCCTCGGACCCCGGCGCGACGCGCTGGCTCCGCAGGGCCGCTGGCGTTGGACGCGGCCCGAGCACCTGCACCTGACGCTGGCCTTCCTCCCCGAGCTGGAGGAGTGGCGCGAGGAGGTGCTCATCGAGGCCGCGAGCGCCTGGGCCGAACGCGCCGCTCCCCTCGCGCTGAGCCTGGCCGGTGCGGGCGCGTTCCCGGACCCCGGGTCCGCACGTGTGCTGTGGGCCGCGGTGGCAGGCAGCGGGGGAGCGAGCCTCGCATCGTGGGCGAAGTCTCTGCGGGCCGTCGCGAGCCACGCCGGCGCACGGGTCGACGGGACCAGGTTCAGCCCCCATCTGACGCTGGCCAGATCCGTCGGTCGGCCCGGCCCGGCGGGGCACCTGCTCCAGGCGCTCGACACCCTCGCGACGTCCGCATGGTGCGCACAGGAGGTGCATCTCGTCCGGTCCTTCCTGGGACAGGGGCCGGGCGGGACCCCGCGTTACGAGGTGCGCCATACCTGGGAGCTGACCGGTCCCCCGGGGAGCTGA